One genomic region from Arachis ipaensis cultivar K30076 unplaced genomic scaffold, Araip1.1 Aipa1474, whole genome shotgun sequence encodes:
- the LOC107624619 gene encoding auxin response factor 8: protein HVYCLHVISGQPKRHLLTTGWSVFVSAKRLVAGDSVLFIWNEKNQLLLGIRRANRPQTVMPSSVLSSDSMHIGLLAAAAHAAATNSCFTVFYNPRASPSEFVIPLSKYIKAVYHTRVSVGMRFRMLFETEESSVRRYMGTITGISDLDPVRWPNSHWRSVKVGWDESTAGDRQPRVSLWEIEPLTTFPMYPSLFPLRLKRPWHPGTSSFLDGRDDPTNGLMWLRGGPGDQGLNSINFQSVGMLPWMQQRLDPALLGNDHNQQYQAMLAAGLQNIGSGELLRQQMLNFQQPFNYLHQSGNVNTSIQLQQQQQTIQQSVPSNILQPQAPVLGENMTQQQLFQKSHNNREDHAEQHTYQDALLVQGDQLHQRQHSSLPSPSYSKSEFVDSSMKFEASGSPGQNMLGSLCPEGSSNLLNLSRGGHSIPTEQSPQQSWPAKYTPMQVNAFGNSMSHVQYSGKDIAVASPHRNSDTQNPTLFGVNIDSSGLLLPATVPHYTTSSADTDASTMPLGNSGYQGPLYACMQDSSELMQSAGQVDPQNQTPTFVKVYKSGSVGRS from the exons CATGTCTATTGCTTGCATGTCATTTCAGGACAGCCAAAGAGGCACCTTCTTACTACCGGCTGGAGTGTATTTGTTAGTGCCAAAAGACTTGTGGCAGGAGATTCTGTGCTTTTCATATG GAATGAAAAGAATCAGCTTCTTTTGGGGATACGTCGTGCCAATCGACCACAAACTGTAATGCCTTCTTCAGTTCTATCCAGTGATAGTATGCATATTGGGCTTCTTGCAGCAGCTGCCCATGCTGCAGCAACTAATAGCTGTTTCACGGTGTTCTATAATCCAAG GGCTAGTCCATCCGAGTTCGTCATACCACTTTCAAAATATATCAAAGCTGTATACCATACACGTGTTTCTGTTGGTATGCGTTTCAGGATGCTTTTCGAGACCGAAGAATCAAGTGTCCGGAG GTACATGGGTACAATAACTGGAATAAGTGACTTGGATCCAGTTCGTTGGCCAAATTCTCATTGGCGATCTGTAAAG GTTGGTTGGGATGAATCCACAGCAGGAGATAGGCAGCCAAGAGTATCACTATGGGAAATTGAGCCTTTAACAACATTCCCAATGTATCCGTCACTATTTCCGCTCAGATTGAAACGTCCATGGCATCCTGGCACCTCATCTTTTCTTG ATGGCAGAGATGACCCAACTAATGGGCTAATGTGGCTTAGAGGTGGACCTGGCGACCAAGGTCTGAATTCAATCAATTTTCAAAGTGTTGGAATGCTGCCATGGATGCAGCAGAGGCTTGATCCGGCTTTGCTTGGAAATGATCATAATCAGCAGTACCAAGCCATGTTGGCAGCTGGTTTGCAGAACATAGGGAGTGGAGAACTCTTGAGGCAACAAATGTTGAATTTCCAACAGCCTTTCAATTATCTTCATCAATCAGGAAATGTCAACACTTCTATCCAGcttcagcagcagcagcaaacGATTCAGCAATCAGTGCCTTCTAATATCTTGCAGCCACAAGCACCAGTATTGGGAGAGAACATGACTCAGCAGCAGCTCTTTCAGAAATCGCACAACAACCGAGAAGACCATGCGGAGCAGCACACTTATCAAGATGCACTTCTAGTTCAGGGTGACCAGCTCCACCAAAGGCAACACTCTAGTTTGCCTTCGCCATCGTATTCAAAATCAGAGTTTGTAGATTCAAGCATGAAGTTTGAAGCATCAGGTTCACCAGGACAGAACATGCTTGGTTCACTTTGTCCTGAAGGGAGCAGCAATCTCTTGAATTTATCCAGAGGTGGTCATTCGATACCGACAGAACAGTCACCCCAACAATCATGGCCTGCAAAGTATACACCTATGCAGGTTAATGCTTTTGGCAACTCAATGTCACATGTGCAATATTCTGGAAAAGATATTGCAGTGGCATCACCACATCGTAATTCAGACACTCAGAATCCAACCCTCTTTGGAGTCAATATTGATTCATCCGGTCTTCTACTCCCTGCCACTGTCCCACATTATACGACTTCATCCGCTGATACCGATGCTTCAACAATGCCATTAGGGAATTCTGGATACCAGGGTCCTCTATATGCTTGTATGCAAGATTCATCTGAGTTAATGCAAAGTGCGGGACAAGTTGACCCCCAAAACCAGACACCAACCTTTGTCAAG GTTTACAAATCAGGGTCAGTTGGGCGCTC